From the genome of Chitinispirillales bacterium ANBcel5, one region includes:
- the recA gene encoding recombinase RecA, whose product MARKNASSSVDAESKNKINAIEQAVGQIEKQHGKGSIMRLGTAGSNINVPVIPTGSISLDTALGVGGFPKGRVIEIYGPESSGKTTVALHAIANAQKQGGIAVLIDAEYAFDAAYAKSLGVDIENLLVSQPDTGEQALEIADTLIRSGAIDIIVVDSVAALVPAAEIEGEMGDSHMGLQARLMSQALRKLTGILSKSKTALIFINQLRMKIGVMFGNPETTTGGNALKFYSSVRIDIRRIAAIKDGENVVGNRTRAKVVKNKVAPPFKEAEFDILYGKGISFAGDILDLGVDLGIVDKSGAWFSYEGERLGQGREKAKEFLMENKDILSTIEAKVRERVEAKRAVVPVEDQEQKETVQ is encoded by the coding sequence ATGGCAAGAAAAAACGCTTCGTCCAGTGTTGATGCTGAGAGCAAAAATAAGATAAATGCAATCGAGCAGGCGGTGGGGCAAATAGAGAAACAGCATGGTAAGGGCTCAATCATGCGCCTTGGAACCGCAGGCTCAAATATTAATGTACCGGTAATCCCTACAGGATCAATATCCCTTGATACTGCCCTTGGAGTTGGTGGATTTCCCAAGGGTAGAGTAATTGAGATCTATGGGCCTGAGTCATCCGGTAAAACCACTGTTGCGCTTCATGCCATAGCGAATGCGCAAAAACAGGGGGGGATTGCTGTTTTAATTGATGCTGAGTACGCTTTTGATGCAGCTTATGCTAAAAGTCTGGGTGTAGACATAGAAAATTTACTGGTTTCTCAGCCAGATACTGGTGAACAGGCTCTTGAGATTGCTGATACCCTTATCCGCAGTGGCGCAATCGACATTATTGTGGTAGACAGTGTTGCTGCACTGGTGCCTGCAGCCGAAATTGAGGGGGAGATGGGGGACAGTCACATGGGCCTTCAGGCAAGGCTTATGTCTCAGGCTCTCAGAAAACTAACCGGAATTCTCTCCAAGTCAAAAACCGCTCTGATCTTTATTAATCAGCTGAGAATGAAAATTGGTGTGATGTTTGGTAATCCGGAGACAACTACCGGGGGGAATGCCCTTAAGTTTTATTCTTCGGTACGTATTGATATTCGTCGGATTGCCGCTATAAAGGATGGTGAGAATGTGGTTGGCAATCGTACCAGGGCAAAAGTGGTGAAAAACAAGGTGGCTCCTCCCTTTAAAGAGGCCGAGTTTGATATTCTTTACGGTAAAGGGATATCATTTGCCGGTGATATTCTTGATCTTGGGGTGGATCTTGGCATAGTCGATAAAAGTGGAGCGTGGTTCTCCTATGAGGGTGAAAGACTTGGTCAGGGCAGAGAGAAGGCCAAGGAGTTTCTTATGGAAAACAAAGACATCCTCTCCACTATTGAAGCCAAAGTACGGGAGCGGGTGGAGGCTAAACGTGCCGTGGTTCCTGTGGAGGATCAAGAGCAGAAGGAAACTGTGCAGTAA
- a CDS encoding AURKAIP1/COX24 domain-containing protein, whose translation MASVKKKRKAKINKHKRKKARRLNRHKKK comes from the coding sequence ATGGCGAGTGTAAAAAAGAAAAGAAAAGCCAAGATCAATAAACATAAAAGAAAAAAAGCACGCCGCTTAAACCGCCACAAAAAGAAATAA
- a CDS encoding dihydrolipoamide acetyltransferase family protein → MAEKLVMLALSPTMEIATVAKWIKQQGEAFSAGDVLCEVETDKATMDYEANSDGTILKIIAGEGARVKVGEVIAIAGSPGEDISALLKQIEGEQEKEAEPEGAIREQAEIDGVHKQSKGDGKQKPPKGVKASPLARELAKKNSIDITTVHGTGPQGRVIKQDIERRIKEKEAASTAPVTSSAMREEKIPHSERRRVIAQRLSQSMFTAPHFYLSVNVCADLIVEARRNLNAKRDQKISLNAFLIKLVAEALRQYPQVNSTWQDDAIRHFGAVDIGLAVAVKDGLVTPVVRNCTSKGILTIDEELRGLVEKARKGKLSLEDYTNATFTISNLGSYGVRHFTAIINPPGSAILAVGEVFKEPVVAQNKDIEVQSTIILTLSCDHRVVDGALAAEFAATLKEVFENPVSMLF, encoded by the coding sequence ATGGCTGAGAAACTGGTAATGCTTGCTCTTTCCCCCACTATGGAGATAGCTACTGTTGCAAAATGGATTAAACAGCAGGGAGAGGCTTTTTCTGCCGGTGATGTATTATGTGAAGTAGAAACAGATAAAGCCACCATGGATTATGAGGCTAACAGTGATGGAACCATTCTAAAAATTATTGCTGGTGAAGGGGCTAGGGTAAAGGTTGGAGAAGTAATTGCAATCGCAGGGAGTCCCGGAGAGGATATTTCGGCTTTGCTTAAACAGATAGAAGGGGAACAGGAAAAAGAAGCAGAACCTGAGGGGGCTATCAGAGAGCAAGCTGAGATAGACGGAGTGCATAAACAGTCTAAAGGTGATGGTAAGCAAAAACCGCCCAAAGGGGTAAAGGCATCACCACTGGCAAGAGAACTCGCCAAAAAAAACAGCATAGATATCACTACGGTTCATGGTACTGGTCCGCAAGGGCGGGTGATAAAGCAGGATATTGAAAGAAGGATTAAGGAGAAAGAGGCGGCTAGTACCGCTCCGGTTACATCTTCTGCAATGAGGGAGGAAAAAATTCCCCATTCTGAGCGTAGAAGAGTCATCGCTCAGAGGCTTTCCCAGTCTATGTTTACTGCTCCGCATTTTTATCTTTCGGTAAATGTATGTGCTGATTTGATAGTGGAAGCCAGGCGCAACTTAAATGCAAAAAGAGACCAAAAAATATCTCTCAATGCATTTTTAATTAAACTGGTGGCTGAAGCGCTACGTCAATATCCTCAGGTTAATTCAACCTGGCAGGATGATGCAATACGGCATTTCGGCGCGGTCGATATAGGACTTGCAGTAGCAGTTAAGGATGGACTGGTGACCCCGGTGGTACGTAACTGTACTTCAAAGGGAATACTTACTATTGATGAGGAGTTGAGGGGGCTGGTTGAAAAGGCACGTAAGGGTAAGCTTTCGCTTGAAGATTACACTAATGCAACATTTACTATAAGCAATCTTGGATCGTATGGGGTGCGTCACTTTACTGCAATAATTAATCCACCAGGTTCCGCAATACTTGCGGTGGGCGAGGTATTTAAAGAACCAGTTGTTGCTCAAAACAAAGATATAGAGGTGCAGTCTACGATTATTCTGACGCTTTCCTGTGATCATCGGGTAGTAGATGGAGCGTTGGCAGCAGAGTTTGCGGCGACTTTAAAAGAGGTGTTTGAAAATCCGGTAAGTATGTTGTTTTAA
- a CDS encoding pyruvate dehydrogenase complex E1 component subunit beta: protein MAQVTFREALRQAIDEEMQRDETVFLIGEEVAQYHGAYKVSQGLLEKYGSKRVIDTPISEEGFTGIGIGAAMVGLRPIVEWMTFNFSLQALDQIYNNAAKMRHMSGGQFKIPAVFRGPNGPAEFLSSQHSQALQSIYCHCPGLKVMAPSNPADAKGMLKTAIRDDNPVLFLESELMYNWKGEIKSSESLIPFGEANVVREGEDVTILAFSKPVRLALEAAEELAKEGLETEVIDLRSLRPVDEQAIYTSVKKTNRCVVLDEAWPYASVGSHLCYLVSSNCFDFLDSPVELVCSEDVPVPYNHRLELAVLPSVRKTVQAAKKSAYMV, encoded by the coding sequence ATGGCACAAGTAACATTCAGAGAAGCGCTGCGCCAGGCAATTGATGAAGAGATGCAGCGGGATGAAACGGTCTTTCTTATAGGTGAAGAAGTAGCGCAGTACCACGGAGCCTACAAAGTGAGCCAGGGTTTACTTGAGAAGTATGGTTCAAAACGGGTAATAGATACTCCCATTTCAGAGGAAGGATTTACTGGAATAGGGATAGGTGCAGCTATGGTGGGTTTACGACCTATCGTAGAATGGATGACGTTTAATTTTTCTCTTCAGGCACTCGATCAGATCTATAATAATGCTGCGAAAATGCGTCATATGTCTGGGGGACAGTTTAAAATACCCGCTGTGTTCAGAGGCCCTAATGGGCCGGCAGAATTTCTGTCTTCGCAGCACTCACAGGCTTTGCAGTCCATTTACTGTCACTGTCCGGGTTTAAAAGTAATGGCTCCTTCAAATCCTGCCGACGCTAAGGGCATGCTAAAAACCGCTATCAGGGATGATAACCCGGTACTATTTCTTGAAAGTGAACTTATGTATAATTGGAAGGGCGAGATAAAATCTTCAGAAAGCCTTATACCGTTTGGGGAAGCAAATGTGGTCAGGGAAGGTGAAGATGTGACTATACTGGCTTTTTCAAAACCTGTCAGACTTGCACTGGAAGCTGCAGAAGAGCTTGCAAAAGAGGGACTTGAAACTGAAGTGATTGATCTTCGGAGTTTAAGGCCGGTTGATGAGCAGGCTATCTATACCTCAGTGAAAAAAACCAATCGCTGTGTTGTTTTGGACGAAGCGTGGCCCTATGCCAGTGTCGGCTCTCATCTGTGCTATCTTGTTTCAAGTAATTGTTTCGACTTTCTGGACTCTCCAGTTGAGTTGGTATGTTCCGAAGATGTTCCGGTACCTTATAATCACCGCCTGGAACTGGCAGTGTTGCCATCCGTAAGAAAAACCGTGCAGGCGGCAAAGAAAAGCGCCTATATGGTCTGA
- the pdhA gene encoding pyruvate dehydrogenase (acetyl-transferring) E1 component subunit alpha, with the protein MQMREVKQYDRTMLLSLLKQMLLIRRFEEKASQMYGLRKIGGFCHLYIGQEASAVGAIATLDLKKDYVVSAYRDHGLAIASGMESSVLMAELYGKVTGCSRGKGGSMHFFDKEKHFLGGNGIVGAHIPTATGVALAIRYREQDGVVLCFFGDGAIHQGSFHESVNMAKIWNLPVLYICENNQYGMGTDYRRVSAVTDFSVMGTSYGIEGKQVNGMDVLEVYDAVGEMVQKARKEHAPSLLELKTYRYKGHSMSDPARYRTREELDAFREQDPILLLKARMIRDQRLTEEEFLGMDAEVKKECEEAVEFARESEEPPLESIYQDVLA; encoded by the coding sequence ATGCAAATGCGAGAAGTTAAACAATATGACAGAACGATGCTGCTCTCTCTCTTAAAACAAATGCTGCTGATCAGGCGTTTTGAAGAGAAGGCCTCACAAATGTATGGCTTGAGAAAAATCGGTGGGTTTTGTCACCTCTATATAGGACAGGAGGCTTCAGCGGTAGGGGCTATAGCTACTCTCGATCTCAAAAAAGATTACGTGGTATCAGCATACAGAGATCATGGTTTGGCTATAGCAAGTGGAATGGAATCCAGTGTCCTTATGGCTGAACTGTATGGAAAAGTAACCGGCTGCTCGAGAGGTAAAGGGGGGTCGATGCATTTTTTCGATAAAGAGAAGCATTTTTTGGGGGGCAATGGAATTGTAGGTGCTCATATCCCAACCGCAACAGGTGTAGCTCTGGCGATCCGTTACAGAGAACAGGATGGCGTGGTGCTTTGTTTTTTCGGCGATGGAGCGATTCATCAGGGTTCGTTTCACGAAAGTGTGAATATGGCAAAAATCTGGAACCTGCCGGTCCTCTACATTTGCGAAAATAATCAGTACGGTATGGGGACCGATTATCGCAGAGTAAGTGCGGTGACCGATTTTTCTGTTATGGGAACATCGTACGGTATTGAAGGTAAGCAGGTAAACGGCATGGATGTCCTTGAAGTGTATGATGCTGTGGGGGAGATGGTGCAAAAGGCACGCAAAGAGCATGCGCCTTCACTACTTGAGCTTAAAACCTATCGCTATAAAGGGCATTCAATGAGTGACCCGGCAAGGTATCGTACAAGAGAGGAACTGGATGCATTCAGGGAACAGGATCCGATTCTTCTTTTGAAGGCTCGGATGATAAGGGATCAACGTTTAACAGAAGAAGAGTTTCTGGGTATGGATGCTGAGGTAAAAAAAGAGTGTGAAGAGGCTGTTGAATTTGCCCGGGAGAGTGAAGAGCCGCCTCTTGAATCTATATACCAGGATGTTCTTGCCTGA
- a CDS encoding pyridoxamine 5'-phosphate oxidase family protein, with protein MNTQEILSAMETIIDESKTAVLATVDQDEKPHIRWVIPGVLKNRPGALYTVTALKFSKVEHLHSNPHVEMMLQSPALDKVINVRGVMNILENPSIRKEVLEAIGSRLAAFWKANVSEGELVVLELVIDEAMYYTPMNGTRETVKFEAKA; from the coding sequence ATGAACACTCAGGAGATACTTTCTGCCATGGAAACAATCATAGATGAGTCTAAAACGGCTGTTTTAGCTACCGTTGATCAGGATGAAAAACCTCATATCCGCTGGGTTATTCCGGGAGTCTTAAAAAATCGTCCGGGGGCTCTTTATACAGTTACTGCACTGAAATTCTCAAAAGTGGAACATCTCCATAGTAATCCTCATGTGGAAATGATGCTTCAGTCTCCTGCACTGGATAAAGTCATAAACGTAAGAGGAGTGATGAATATTCTTGAAAATCCTTCCATAAGAAAAGAGGTTCTTGAGGCTATCGGCTCAAGACTGGCAGCGTTTTGGAAAGCAAATGTAAGTGAAGGGGAGCTTGTGGTGCTTGAACTGGTGATTGATGAGGCGATGTACTATACACCTATGAATGGTACTCGCGAAACGGTTAAGTTTGAAGCTAAGGCATAG
- a CDS encoding alkaline phosphatase family protein — protein MRETKREQLPQGIIMLQIDGLGMKQFQKALSSSKMPFLASLLAKKKYSLHSFYSGLPSSTPGVQAEIFFGEKTAVPAFGYLNKETGEYCNMLSSKTSRRIQRELKQKADSLLKGGSSYLNVYSADSIKSGFCSTDNGIKFYLSLINPRTLLSILFLHGFMIVRTLILFIVEFFLAIFDFFRGIIQRESLWKEIEFVPARVGICVLLRELITANAIIDASRGLPIIHCNFLGYDEQAHRRGPSSRFAHWTLKGIDDAIRRIHNGSKKSSKRNYTLLVYSDHGQEQTISYTRQYGRSVQSAAAQILRNSGIKNVSNGSISESIQLKRIALLGIQFINRLSDGHLYSFREERSPGRIIAVGPVGHIYLPKKISSSRMDHIARALVHEGNLPLVMRVERSGKVIAWNSEGKWHLPEDTAKVVGEDHPFLNELCSDLLNLVKHPHSGDFVFSGWSPSQPPLSFPSENGAHAGPGINETRGFALIAPNINTVSKDTKYLRGAVLRKVVLDFLQNHSKSAP, from the coding sequence TTGAGGGAAACAAAAAGAGAACAATTGCCTCAGGGCATCATTATGCTACAAATTGATGGCTTAGGGATGAAACAGTTCCAAAAAGCACTCAGCTCCTCAAAGATGCCATTTTTGGCTTCACTTCTAGCAAAAAAGAAGTATTCGCTCCATTCATTTTACTCCGGTCTCCCTTCGAGCACCCCGGGAGTGCAGGCCGAAATCTTTTTCGGTGAAAAAACTGCTGTACCCGCTTTTGGATACTTAAATAAAGAAACCGGTGAATACTGTAATATGCTAAGTTCCAAAACCTCACGTCGCATTCAACGAGAACTTAAGCAAAAGGCAGATTCGCTTCTTAAGGGTGGAAGCTCCTATTTAAATGTATATAGCGCCGACAGCATAAAGTCAGGCTTTTGCTCCACTGATAATGGAATAAAATTTTACCTGAGTCTCATAAACCCCCGTACACTGTTATCGATTTTGTTTCTTCATGGGTTTATGATTGTCAGAACGTTAATTCTTTTTATAGTCGAATTTTTTCTGGCTATTTTTGATTTTTTCAGAGGAATAATACAGAGGGAAAGTTTATGGAAAGAGATAGAGTTTGTTCCGGCAAGAGTAGGTATTTGCGTTCTTTTACGGGAGCTTATCACTGCAAATGCCATAATTGATGCATCAAGAGGGCTTCCAATCATACACTGTAACTTTCTGGGTTATGATGAGCAGGCACACCGCAGAGGCCCTTCATCCCGATTTGCCCACTGGACCTTAAAGGGAATAGATGATGCGATTCGCAGAATCCACAATGGTAGCAAAAAATCATCAAAACGCAACTACACGCTTCTGGTTTATTCCGATCATGGACAGGAACAAACAATCTCTTACACACGACAGTACGGCAGGTCTGTTCAAAGTGCAGCCGCTCAGATTCTCAGAAACTCAGGAATAAAAAATGTATCAAACGGAAGCATTTCTGAAAGTATTCAACTTAAAAGAATCGCACTTTTGGGAATACAGTTTATAAACCGATTATCTGACGGTCATCTTTATAGCTTTAGAGAAGAGCGATCACCTGGAAGGATTATAGCAGTTGGGCCGGTTGGACACATCTATTTGCCAAAAAAAATCTCCTCATCACGTATGGATCATATTGCGCGGGCTCTGGTACACGAAGGCAACCTCCCTTTGGTTATGCGGGTAGAGAGATCGGGGAAAGTTATAGCCTGGAACAGTGAAGGCAAATGGCACCTGCCGGAAGATACCGCAAAGGTAGTAGGTGAAGACCATCCCTTCTTGAACGAACTTTGCTCCGATCTACTGAATTTGGTTAAGCACCCTCATTCGGGGGATTTTGTATTTTCAGGTTGGAGCCCCAGTCAACCGCCGCTTAGTTTCCCCAGTGAAAACGGAGCACATGCCGGTCCTGGAATAAACGAAACCCGTGGCTTTGCATTGATTGCACCAAATATAAATACGGTATCAAAGGACACTAAGTATTTAAGAGGCGCGGTATTAAGAAAGGTTGTTTTAGATTTTTTACAAAACCACTCAAAAAGCGCCCCCTAA
- a CDS encoding thioredoxin family protein, translating to MSNYPNPVLPLNSEIPDFWLPDYRGAIIPRDHLTMGAQAVLIMFICNHSPYVKHIREVIKKLASEYQTRGVNIAAINSNDITLSPQDCPEKMSEEAKLHNYPFYYLFDGTQEVAKAFGVVFMPHFFIFNKNGHLVYQGQMDESRPGNGVPVTGALLRDALNSVVKHKKIKTSQTDTFPGCAIKWHDDTLPAYVQEYQRYLSTKDKTSTDQELCCERYLERTKIV from the coding sequence ATGAGTAATTATCCAAATCCGGTTCTTCCCCTGAACAGTGAGATTCCCGATTTCTGGCTTCCCGATTACAGAGGAGCTATTATTCCTAGAGATCATCTGACCATGGGTGCTCAAGCTGTTCTTATCATGTTTATATGTAACCACAGCCCCTATGTAAAACATATAAGGGAAGTAATCAAAAAACTGGCAAGTGAGTACCAGACAAGAGGGGTAAATATTGCTGCAATAAATTCAAACGACATTACGCTTTCACCCCAAGACTGTCCAGAAAAAATGAGCGAAGAGGCAAAGCTTCACAACTACCCGTTCTATTATCTTTTTGATGGTACACAGGAAGTGGCAAAAGCATTTGGAGTAGTTTTTATGCCTCATTTTTTCATTTTCAACAAAAACGGTCACCTCGTATACCAGGGACAAATGGATGAGAGCAGGCCAGGAAATGGTGTGCCTGTAACGGGTGCTTTGCTCAGAGATGCTTTAAATTCGGTTGTAAAACACAAAAAAATCAAAACCTCTCAGACAGATACTTTCCCCGGTTGTGCCATCAAATGGCACGATGATACTCTTCCAGCATATGTTCAGGAATACCAGCGCTACCTTAGTACTAAGGATAAAACATCAACTGATCAGGAACTTTGTTGTGAGCGCTATCTGGAGCGAACAAAAATCGTTTAG
- a CDS encoding DUF4168 domain-containing protein has product MNRFRKYLRWPTVVAGLLVITSLLVAGLGQAPMFGAGASQVETIDLTEEDMVSFVEVNKQMIELQVEAEKEMVEIIEEQGFSIEKYIDIVTAENNPEAESVATGEELEKAQEISGKMEALDQQLHQRSLEIIDEGGLTPERYNQIAMSLQNSPEYQERYNELMEQELG; this is encoded by the coding sequence ATGAACAGATTCAGAAAGTACTTGAGATGGCCCACTGTAGTAGCAGGGCTTCTTGTGATAACATCACTATTGGTAGCTGGTTTAGGTCAGGCGCCGATGTTTGGTGCCGGTGCATCACAGGTAGAGACGATCGATCTTACCGAAGAAGATATGGTCAGTTTTGTTGAAGTTAACAAACAGATGATTGAGTTGCAGGTAGAAGCAGAAAAAGAGATGGTTGAGATAATTGAAGAGCAGGGGTTTAGCATTGAAAAATACATCGATATAGTTACTGCAGAAAATAACCCTGAAGCCGAAAGTGTCGCAACGGGTGAGGAGCTTGAAAAGGCACAGGAGATTTCCGGGAAGATGGAAGCTCTTGATCAGCAACTGCATCAAAGGAGCCTTGAAATAATAGATGAAGGAGGGCTTACACCCGAACGTTATAATCAGATCGCTATGAGTCTTCAAAACAGCCCGGAGTATCAGGAAAGGTACAATGAGCTAATGGAACAAGAGCTTGGATAA
- a CDS encoding Bax inhibitor-1/YccA family protein translates to MRSSNPALSTKVFQEQYSRAGQEVMDMNGTVNKSGLLLLIVITMASVTWTNPSIGMPFIPIGALGGFVIALITAFKKEWAPVTAPLYAVLQGALLGALSMMFNQMYPGIVITAVSLTFGTLLVMLMAYKTGIIKATEKFKTGVIAATGAIMLVYLGSFILGFFGVNTGILHGNSTLSIGISGVVVVVAALNLVLDFDFIENASKRGLPKYMEWYAAFGLMVTLVWLYLEILRLLAKLRSRD, encoded by the coding sequence ATGAGATCATCCAATCCGGCACTTTCAACCAAAGTTTTTCAGGAGCAGTATAGCAGAGCAGGCCAGGAAGTCATGGACATGAACGGAACCGTGAACAAATCCGGTTTATTGCTTTTAATTGTAATCACTATGGCCTCGGTGACCTGGACAAACCCATCCATTGGTATGCCTTTTATCCCTATTGGCGCACTGGGCGGATTTGTGATAGCACTCATCACCGCTTTTAAAAAAGAGTGGGCGCCCGTTACAGCTCCTCTCTACGCTGTACTTCAGGGAGCTTTGCTTGGCGCACTATCCATGATGTTTAATCAGATGTATCCGGGGATAGTAATAACTGCCGTCTCACTCACATTCGGGACCCTGCTAGTGATGCTTATGGCCTATAAAACCGGTATAATTAAGGCTACAGAAAAGTTTAAAACCGGGGTAATTGCTGCTACGGGCGCCATAATGCTAGTATATCTGGGCAGCTTTATTTTAGGTTTTTTTGGCGTAAACACCGGTATTCTTCACGGAAACTCTACCCTTTCTATAGGTATAAGCGGTGTAGTGGTAGTAGTCGCAGCACTGAACCTTGTGCTTGATTTCGATTTCATCGAAAACGCTTCAAAAAGAGGGCTCCCTAAGTATATGGAATGGTATGCAGCATTTGGCCTGATGGTAACGCTTGTCTGGCTGTATCTTGAGATTTTAAGGCTTCTGGCTAAGCTTAGAAGCAGAGACTAA
- a CDS encoding dockerin type I repeat-containing protein, with protein MMNTKKNAFLLIALYLITLFAGCSQNPASIEVEENTETMGNTYQHRATWDEGIKIPNVQTNVFSSVGEGVMTGDWEGGAWGYVYKTWEVHGLPSVHQTGIIYWLITSGQPSDISDGNREAGNGSIGVEIVHSGFYEYDYGSTDPQRNRIIRKIGDIPYEVSVENPLIDVRLIEGNQDIIYSTTREVVYRNRKNQFSIVPGIKTVVGLIPKANKVGAVVSTFDGLLGFGDMFSTAIEESNDNYLTYDQDLEGNSNRFGNGVAFRGTQFSAKCNLSRPKERFKYTVVPFAPYDQGIAMGERKIQHYLEFDVVFGGNKEKITFERTRSYRYSGNNGYYVPSVKIKKFSDNPYANWNTRVNEPLKVNVEATNCSHIALFVNNRWKSTVEYSGDWENEKWDGVLEWVPDATYAGRNVEIKVVGRNGRESDNLTWTHDDAFNIEIRKNYNVVLYGDVNGDGQIDSNDYILLQRYILDHEVENFNKQAADLNGDGYIDSTDLVLLRRYILEMIDEFPVERM; from the coding sequence ATGATGAATACTAAAAAGAATGCTTTTTTGTTGATTGCATTATATTTAATTACTCTGTTTGCTGGATGCTCACAAAACCCTGCATCGATTGAAGTTGAAGAGAACACCGAAACTATGGGAAACACTTATCAGCACAGAGCAACCTGGGACGAGGGTATAAAAATACCAAATGTGCAGACCAATGTTTTTTCATCTGTTGGTGAAGGGGTAATGACTGGAGACTGGGAGGGTGGTGCCTGGGGATATGTTTATAAAACATGGGAAGTTCACGGGCTACCTAGTGTGCACCAAACAGGTATAATTTACTGGCTTATTACAAGTGGTCAACCCTCTGATATTAGTGATGGTAACAGAGAAGCAGGTAATGGATCTATAGGTGTTGAAATTGTACATTCTGGCTTTTATGAATATGATTATGGCTCAACTGATCCTCAAAGGAATAGAATAATCAGAAAAATAGGTGATATTCCATATGAAGTAAGTGTTGAAAATCCTTTAATTGATGTACGATTAATTGAAGGGAATCAGGATATAATTTACAGTACGACTCGAGAGGTCGTTTATCGTAATAGGAAAAATCAGTTTAGTATCGTTCCTGGTATAAAAACTGTGGTTGGATTAATTCCAAAAGCAAACAAGGTTGGCGCGGTTGTTTCGACATTTGATGGCCTTTTAGGTTTCGGTGATATGTTTAGCACAGCAATTGAAGAGAGTAATGATAATTATTTGACCTACGATCAAGATCTCGAGGGTAATAGTAATCGGTTCGGTAATGGAGTAGCATTTAGGGGTACACAGTTTTCTGCAAAATGTAATTTAAGCAGGCCCAAAGAACGATTTAAATACACAGTGGTTCCTTTTGCTCCATATGATCAGGGTATAGCTATGGGTGAAAGAAAGATTCAGCATTATTTAGAATTTGACGTTGTGTTTGGAGGTAACAAAGAAAAAATAACCTTTGAACGTACCAGGTCATATAGATATTCAGGAAATAATGGGTATTATGTACCCTCAGTAAAAATAAAGAAATTTTCTGATAACCCCTATGCTAATTGGAACACGCGTGTCAATGAGCCCTTAAAGGTAAACGTAGAAGCGACTAATTGTAGTCATATAGCACTTTTTGTCAATAACAGGTGGAAATCAACTGTTGAATACTCAGGGGACTGGGAGAATGAAAAATGGGACGGAGTTCTGGAATGGGTACCAGATGCAACCTATGCAGGCAGAAACGTTGAAATTAAAGTTGTTGGAAGAAATGGACGGGAAAGTGATAACCTGACCTGGACACATGATGATGCATTTAACATCGAGATTAGAAAAAATTATAATGTTGTTTTATATGGTGATGTCAATGGTGATGGTCAAATAGATTCGAATGATTATATATTGCTTCAAAGATATATTCTTGATCATGAGGTTGAAAACTTCAATAAGCAAGCTGCTGATCTTAACGGTGATGGATATATCGATAGTACCGATTTAGTGTTACTAAGAAGATATATTCTCGAAATGATTGATGAATTTCCTGTCGAGAGGATGTAG